Proteins co-encoded in one Paracoccus aestuarii genomic window:
- a CDS encoding alpha/beta hydrolase family protein translates to MRHLLIAATLLAATPALAQNRIDLIRPDAPELARPGPHAVGVRAAQFTDPDRIDVIAAMGGAEPSPALRRITAEIWYPAAEGTEAGTTYDTVLRDGTTAVALEGRAARDADPADGRFPLVILSHGYPGNRYLMSHLAENLASKGYVVVAGDHPESTYDDQQAFASTLVNRAVDQRLLLDGMADLNDAVGAITDADRAAVIGYSMGGYGALIFGGAGLSRTAIDRTEPAGFVPPDGLLDRHAAGSDTLAQLVDPRIRAVVAIAPWGRQYEFWDAAGLGDLEKPLLLVAGSVDDVSPYESIRQIFDQATGTRRHLLTFDHANHNAAAPIPAPAESWQVSDSLGRATFDHYADPVWDTVRMNNILQHFSTAFLDLHLKDDAGRADYLDLVAQSDDGVWSMDADGRTDETHSYWTGFADRSAKGLSFETREAGE, encoded by the coding sequence GTGAGACATCTGCTGATCGCCGCGACCCTGCTGGCGGCGACGCCCGCCCTGGCCCAGAACCGCATCGACCTGATCCGCCCGGACGCGCCCGAACTGGCCCGCCCCGGCCCCCATGCGGTGGGCGTGCGCGCCGCCCAGTTCACCGACCCGGACCGCATCGACGTGATCGCGGCGATGGGCGGGGCCGAGCCCAGCCCCGCCCTTCGCCGCATCACCGCCGAGATCTGGTATCCCGCGGCCGAGGGCACGGAGGCCGGCACCACCTATGACACGGTGCTGCGCGACGGCACCACCGCCGTGGCGCTGGAGGGGCGCGCCGCCCGCGACGCCGATCCCGCGGACGGCCGCTTTCCCTTGGTCATCCTGTCGCATGGCTATCCCGGCAACCGATACCTGATGAGCCACCTGGCCGAGAACCTGGCCTCCAAAGGCTATGTCGTGGTGGCCGGCGATCATCCCGAAAGCACCTATGACGACCAGCAGGCCTTCGCCTCGACCTTGGTGAACCGGGCCGTGGACCAGCGGCTGCTGCTGGACGGCATGGCCGATCTGAACGATGCGGTGGGCGCGATCACCGATGCCGACCGCGCGGCGGTGATCGGCTATTCCATGGGCGGCTATGGCGCGCTGATCTTCGGCGGCGCGGGGCTGTCGCGCACCGCGATCGACCGGACCGAGCCCGCGGGCTTCGTCCCGCCCGACGGGCTGCTGGACCGCCATGCCGCGGGCAGCGACACGCTGGCCCAGCTGGTCGATCCGCGCATCCGGGCGGTGGTGGCCATCGCCCCCTGGGGCCGCCAATACGAATTCTGGGACGCGGCGGGCCTGGGCGATCTGGAAAAGCCGCTGCTGCTGGTGGCGGGATCGGTGGATGACGTGTCGCCCTATGAGTCGATCCGCCAGATCTTCGACCAGGCGACGGGGACGCGGCGGCATCTGCTGACCTTCGACCATGCCAACCACAATGCCGCGGCCCCCATCCCCGCGCCCGCGGAATCCTGGCAGGTCTCGGACTCCCTGGGCCGGGCGACCTTCGACCATTACGCCGATCCGGTCTGGGACACGGTGCGGATGAACAACATCCTGCAGCATTTCAGCACCGCCTTTCTGGATCTGCACCTGAAGGACGATGCCGGGCGGGCCGATTACCTGGACCTGGTCGCGCAATCCGATGACGGGGTCTGGTCGATGGATGCCGATGGCCGCACGGACGAGACGCACAGCTACTGGACCGGCTTTGCCGATCGCAGCGCCAAGGGCCTGTCCTTCGAGACCCGTGAGGCGGGCGAGTAA
- a CDS encoding aminotransferase produces the protein MTQPQSWEARADAYSLYGFTDLPSVQKRGAVVLTHGEGPYVVDVNGNRYLDANSGLWNMVAGFDHKGLADAAKAQYDKFPGYHAFFGRMSDQTVMLSEKLVEVSPFSRGKVFYTNSGSEANDTMVKMLWFMHASEGNPQKRKILTRWNAYHGVTAVSASMTGKPYNEVFGLPLPGFIHLTCPHFWRYGAEGETEEQFTARLARELDETIQAEGADTIAGFFAEPVQGAGGVIPPSAGYFQAIMPVLKKHGIPMIADEVITGFGRTGNTWGSQTYDFTPDAIISSKNLTAGLFPMGAVILGPELTDRLQAAIDRIEEFPHGFTASGHPVGCAVALKAIDVVMNEGLAQNVIDLAPRFEDGLRQLAQNPNIGEYRGVGFMWALEAVRDKASKTPFEGHLSVSERIANTCTDMGLICRPLGQSIVLCPPFILTPAQMDEMFEKLDKALGKVFAELA, from the coding sequence ATGACACAGCCGCAAAGCTGGGAAGCCCGCGCCGATGCCTATTCGCTCTATGGCTTCACCGATCTGCCGAGCGTCCAGAAACGCGGCGCGGTCGTGCTGACCCATGGCGAGGGGCCCTATGTCGTGGACGTGAACGGCAACCGCTATCTGGATGCCAATTCCGGCCTGTGGAACATGGTCGCAGGCTTCGACCACAAGGGCCTGGCCGATGCCGCCAAGGCGCAATACGACAAATTCCCCGGCTATCACGCCTTCTTCGGGCGGATGTCGGACCAGACGGTGATGCTGTCGGAAAAGCTGGTCGAGGTGTCGCCCTTTTCGCGCGGCAAGGTGTTCTATACGAACTCGGGCTCCGAGGCGAACGACACCATGGTCAAGATGCTGTGGTTCATGCACGCCAGTGAGGGCAATCCGCAAAAGCGCAAGATCCTGACGCGCTGGAACGCCTATCACGGGGTGACGGCCGTCTCGGCCAGCATGACCGGCAAGCCCTATAACGAGGTCTTCGGCCTGCCGCTGCCGGGCTTCATCCACCTGACCTGCCCGCATTTCTGGCGCTATGGCGCCGAGGGCGAGACCGAGGAGCAGTTCACGGCCCGCCTCGCGCGCGAGCTGGACGAGACCATCCAGGCCGAGGGCGCCGACACCATCGCGGGGTTCTTCGCCGAACCCGTGCAGGGCGCGGGGGGCGTGATCCCGCCCTCGGCGGGCTATTTCCAGGCGATCATGCCGGTCCTGAAAAAGCACGGCATCCCGATGATCGCGGATGAGGTGATCACCGGCTTCGGGCGCACCGGCAATACCTGGGGCAGCCAGACCTATGATTTCACCCCCGACGCGATCATCAGCTCCAAGAACCTGACGGCGGGGCTGTTCCCGATGGGCGCGGTGATCCTGGGGCCGGAGCTGACCGACCGCCTGCAGGCCGCTATCGACAGGATCGAGGAATTCCCCCACGGCTTCACCGCATCGGGCCATCCGGTCGGCTGCGCTGTGGCGCTGAAGGCCATCGACGTGGTGATGAACGAGGGGCTGGCCCAGAACGTCATCGACCTGGCCCCCCGTTTCGAGGACGGGCTGCGGCAATTGGCGCAGAACCCCAATATCGGCGAATATCGCGGCGTGGGCTTCATGTGGGCCTTGGAGGCCGTGCGCGACAAGGCCAGCAAGACCCCCTTCGAGGGGCATCTGTCGGTCAGCGAACGCATCGCCAATACCTGCACCGACATGGGGCTGATCTGCCGGCCCCTGGGCCAGTCCATCGTGCTGTGCCCGCCCTTCATCCTGACGCCCGCCCAGATGGACGAGATGTTCGAGAAGCTGGACAAGGCCTTGGGCAAGGTCTTCGCGGAACTGGCGTGA
- a CDS encoding DUF2798 domain-containing protein, whose product MIPARFAPVLFGFFLSGLMSALVSMIATLRAVGLADGVAGLWLGTWLSSWAVAFPAVLVVAPLARRLVARLTRP is encoded by the coding sequence ATGATCCCCGCCCGCTTCGCGCCGGTGCTGTTCGGGTTCTTTCTGTCCGGGCTGATGTCGGCGCTGGTCTCGATGATCGCGACGCTGCGGGCGGTGGGGCTGGCCGACGGGGTGGCCGGGCTGTGGCTAGGGACGTGGCTGTCCAGCTGGGCGGTGGCCTTTCCGGCGGTGCTGGTCGTGGCGCCCTTGGCGCGGCGGCTGGTGGCGCGGCTGACCCGCCCCTAG
- a CDS encoding ComEC/Rec2 family competence protein, giving the protein MDQTGAATAPLQDRARPALRPRPPAALRAGLFPWVPVCLAAGIGLWLADPFLPRAAHWAVIATLAAACLALARAAPRWGERGAIGWPLADGLHLAALAGCVLVTGFGLAAARGAITAAPVMEWRYYGPVEGRVVQIDRSGRDRLRLTLDRVVLRDTGPERTPRRVRLSLMAEDDLPPLGQRVMLTGHLGPPPPPASPGSFDFRLHAWFDGLGAVGYTRTPIMAVAAPEGGLWWMHRARMSISAAIRDRIGGQAGAVAAALMTGDRSGIAESTNEAMRASNLYHIISISGLHMGMLAGFVYAGARLVLVGVQGSGRGLGRPMHKWAAGIALAAAAAYLWLSGGGVATERAFIMVAVMLGAIMADRRAISLRTVALAATVILIYSPEAVASAGFQMSFGATIALILVFGPWSRMAPHLPWWVRPVAMLVVSSLVAAAATSPIAAAHFNRMAQYGLLANLLAVPVMGTLVMPAGVIGAILSLVGLEGPALWVMGMGTTWMLMVADFVAGLGGAVMAVPKPPGAVVPLMGFGAVLAILCWRGPGRGGRLTGAGLMAGLAMLAASGAIWAMTPRPLLLIAPEGEAVGLMTPAGRAISKPSGGAFIVSTWLQEDGDMADQAQAAERPAFSGDRRDRVADLPQGWQLWHLTGKGAADRALPACRARRIVVSTETVTTDGPPACLLLDPRRMRDTGALAIGFGADGPRLRATAPLRLGGRAPR; this is encoded by the coding sequence ATGGACCAGACGGGCGCGGCCACCGCTCCCCTGCAGGACCGCGCCCGGCCCGCCCTGCGGCCGCGCCCGCCCGCCGCCCTGCGCGCGGGGCTGTTTCCATGGGTGCCGGTCTGCCTGGCGGCGGGGATCGGGCTGTGGCTGGCCGACCCCTTCCTGCCGCGCGCGGCGCATTGGGCGGTGATCGCGACGCTGGCGGCGGCCTGCCTGGCCTTGGCCCGCGCCGCGCCGCGATGGGGGGAACGCGGCGCGATCGGCTGGCCCCTGGCCGACGGGCTGCATCTGGCGGCGCTGGCGGGATGCGTGCTGGTGACGGGCTTCGGGCTGGCGGCCGCGCGGGGCGCGATCACGGCCGCGCCGGTGATGGAATGGCGCTATTACGGCCCGGTCGAGGGGCGGGTCGTCCAGATCGACCGGTCCGGGCGCGACCGGCTGCGGCTGACGCTGGACCGAGTGGTGCTGCGCGACACGGGGCCGGAGCGGACCCCGCGCCGCGTCCGCCTGTCCCTGATGGCCGAGGATGACCTGCCCCCCTTGGGCCAGCGGGTGATGCTGACCGGGCATCTGGGCCCGCCGCCCCCGCCCGCATCGCCGGGCAGCTTCGATTTCCGCCTGCATGCCTGGTTCGACGGGCTGGGGGCGGTGGGCTATACCCGCACGCCGATCATGGCCGTCGCCGCACCCGAGGGCGGGCTGTGGTGGATGCACCGCGCCCGCATGTCGATCAGCGCCGCGATCCGCGACCGCATCGGCGGCCAGGCGGGCGCGGTCGCGGCGGCGCTGATGACCGGCGACCGGTCGGGCATCGCGGAATCCACGAATGAGGCGATGCGGGCCTCGAACCTCTACCACATCATCTCGATCTCGGGGCTGCATATGGGGATGCTGGCGGGCTTCGTCTATGCGGGGGCGCGGCTGGTCCTGGTGGGCGTGCAGGGCAGCGGGCGGGGGCTGGGCCGGCCCATGCACAAATGGGCTGCGGGGATCGCGCTGGCGGCGGCGGCGGCCTATCTGTGGCTGTCGGGCGGCGGGGTCGCGACCGAACGCGCCTTCATCATGGTCGCGGTGATGCTGGGCGCGATCATGGCCGACCGGCGGGCCATATCGCTGCGCACCGTGGCGCTGGCCGCGACGGTGATCCTGATCTACAGCCCCGAGGCCGTGGCCAGCGCCGGCTTCCAGATGAGCTTCGGCGCCACGATCGCGCTGATCCTGGTCTTCGGGCCATGGTCGCGCATGGCGCCGCATCTGCCGTGGTGGGTGCGGCCGGTGGCGATGCTGGTCGTGTCGTCGCTAGTGGCGGCGGCGGCGACCTCGCCCATCGCGGCGGCGCATTTCAACCGCATGGCGCAATACGGGCTGCTGGCCAACCTGCTGGCCGTGCCGGTCATGGGCACGCTGGTCATGCCCGCGGGCGTGATCGGCGCGATCCTGTCGCTGGTCGGGCTGGAGGGTCCGGCCCTCTGGGTCATGGGGATGGGCACGACCTGGATGCTGATGGTGGCCGATTTCGTGGCGGGCCTGGGCGGCGCGGTGATGGCCGTCCCCAAGCCCCCCGGCGCGGTGGTGCCGCTGATGGGGTTCGGCGCGGTCCTGGCGATCCTGTGCTGGCGGGGGCCGGGGCGCGGCGGCAGGCTGACCGGGGCGGGGTTGATGGCGGGCCTGGCGATGCTGGCCGCATCGGGCGCGATCTGGGCGATGACGCCGCGCCCGCTGCTGCTGATCGCGCCCGAGGGCGAGGCGGTGGGCCTGATGACGCCTGCGGGGCGGGCGATCTCCAAGCCCTCGGGCGGGGCATTCATCGTCTCGACCTGGCTGCAGGAGGATGGGGACATGGCCGACCAGGCCCAGGCCGCCGAACGCCCGGCCTTCAGCGGCGACCGGCGCGACCGGGTGGCCGATCTGCCGCAGGGCTGGCAGCTGTGGCACCTGACCGGCAAGGGCGCGGCGGACCGGGCCCTGCCCGCCTGCCGGGCGCGCCGCATCGTCGTCTCGACCGAGACGGTGACGACGGACGGCCCCCCCGCCTGCCTGCTGCTGGATCCGCGCCGGATGCGCGACACGGGCGCGCTGGCGATCGGTTTCGGCGCGGACGGGCCGCGGCTGCGCGCGACGGCGCCGCTGCGCCTCGGGGGGCGGGCGCCGCGCTAG
- the gltX gene encoding glutamate--tRNA ligase, producing the protein MTPTAPVTRFAPSPTGYLHVGGARTALFNWLFARGRGGKFLLRIEDTDRARSTPEATEAILKGLRWLGLDWDGEPVSQFERRDRHAEVARQMLENGTAYRCFSTTDEIAAWREANPRQPFLSPWRDATDLPDAPHAIRLKAPRDGETVIDDQVQGQVRVANDQLDDMVLLRSDGTPTYMLAVVVDDHDMGVTHVIRGDDHLTNTARQIQIYDAMGWDRPTYAHIPLIHGEDGKKLSKRHGAVGLHEFAALGYPAAAMRNYLARLGWSHGDDELFDDAQARDWFGLEGIGRAPARLDFKKLEHVSGHHLGAMSDAAVLDELDGFLAETGADPLTATHRQRIAAAMPALKEKARTLPGLLDQARFALIERPVAVEEKASKSLDTVSRGMLKSLTAAVQNASWSRDDLEAAAKAVAEENGVGLGKIAGPLRAALAGTSATPSVFDMMTALGREETLARLQDQTDLAG; encoded by the coding sequence ATGACCCCGACCGCCCCCGTTACCCGCTTTGCCCCGTCCCCCACCGGCTATCTGCATGTCGGCGGCGCCCGGACGGCGCTGTTCAACTGGCTGTTCGCGCGGGGCAGGGGCGGCAAGTTCCTGCTGCGGATCGAGGATACCGACCGCGCCCGGTCCACCCCCGAGGCGACCGAGGCGATCCTCAAGGGCCTGCGCTGGCTGGGGCTGGACTGGGATGGCGAACCCGTCAGCCAGTTCGAACGCAGGGACCGCCATGCCGAGGTCGCCCGCCAGATGCTGGAGAACGGGACGGCCTATCGGTGTTTCTCGACCACCGACGAGATCGCCGCCTGGCGCGAGGCGAACCCGCGCCAGCCCTTCCTCAGCCCTTGGCGCGACGCGACCGACCTGCCCGACGCGCCCCATGCGATCCGCCTGAAGGCCCCGCGCGACGGCGAGACGGTGATCGACGACCAGGTCCAGGGCCAGGTGCGCGTGGCCAATGACCAGCTGGACGACATGGTGCTGCTGCGCAGCGACGGCACGCCCACCTATATGCTGGCCGTGGTGGTGGACGATCACGACATGGGCGTGACCCATGTCATCCGCGGCGACGACCACCTGACCAACACCGCCCGCCAGATCCAGATCTATGACGCGATGGGCTGGGACCGCCCGACCTATGCCCATATCCCGCTGATCCATGGCGAGGATGGCAAGAAGCTGTCCAAGCGCCATGGCGCGGTCGGCCTGCATGAATTCGCGGCGCTCGGCTATCCGGCTGCGGCGATGCGCAACTATCTGGCGCGGCTCGGCTGGAGCCATGGCGATGACGAGCTGTTCGACGACGCCCAGGCCCGCGACTGGTTCGGGCTGGAGGGCATCGGGCGCGCGCCGGCGCGGCTGGATTTCAAGAAGCTGGAACATGTCAGCGGCCATCACCTGGGCGCCATGTCCGATGCGGCCGTGCTGGACGAACTGGACGGGTTTCTGGCCGAGACCGGCGCGGACCCCCTGACCGCGACGCATCGTCAGCGCATCGCCGCCGCCATGCCCGCGCTGAAGGAAAAGGCCCGCACCCTGCCGGGATTGCTGGACCAGGCGCGGTTCGCCCTGATCGAACGCCCGGTCGCGGTCGAGGAAAAAGCTTCCAAATCGCTGGATACGGTATCCCGTGGTATGCTGAAATCATTGACTGCCGCAGTGCAGAATGCTAGCTGGAGCCGAGACGATCTGGAGGCGGCGGCCAAGGCGGTCGCCGAGGAAAACGGCGTCGGACTTGGCAAGATCGCGGGGCCCTTGCGCGCCGCGCTGGCCGGGACCAGTGCGACCCCCAGTGTGTTCGACATGATGACTGCGCTTGGCCGCGAGGAAACTCTGGCCCGGCTTCAGGACCAGACCGATTTGGCAGGCTGA
- a CDS encoding citrate synthase translates to MADKTARLHLNGQDYDLPILSPTKGPDVLDIRKLYGQADVFTYDPGFTSTASCDSTITFIDGDKGELWYRGYPIEQLASKSCYLEVCYLLLYGELPTATQMEDFRNRVTRHTMVHEQMHNFFRGFRRDAHPMATMVGVVGAMSAFYHDSTDVNDEWQREVAAIRLIAKLPTIAAMAYKYSIGQPFVYPQNDLDYASNFLNMCFSVPAEKYNVDPALARAMDRIFTLHADHEQNASTSTVRLAGSSGANPFACIAAGIACLWGPAHGGANQACLEMLREIGTVDRIPEYIAKAKDKSDPFKLMGFGHRVYKNFDPRAKVMKESADEVLDLLGVKDNPVLQVAKELERIALEDEYFIEKKLYPNVDFYSGIILEAMGFPTSMFTPIFALSRTVGWIAQWKEMIGDPQNKIGRPRQLYVGSDKRDYEDIGAR, encoded by the coding sequence ATGGCTGACAAGACCGCCAGACTGCATCTGAACGGACAGGATTACGACCTGCCGATCCTGTCGCCCACCAAGGGGCCGGACGTGCTGGACATCCGCAAGCTTTACGGCCAGGCGGATGTCTTCACCTATGACCCGGGCTTCACCTCGACGGCCAGCTGCGATTCGACCATCACCTTCATCGATGGCGACAAGGGCGAGCTGTGGTATCGCGGCTATCCGATCGAACAGCTGGCCTCGAAATCCTGCTATCTGGAGGTCTGCTATCTGCTGCTCTACGGTGAGCTGCCGACCGCGACCCAGATGGAGGATTTCCGCAACCGCGTCACGCGCCATACGATGGTGCATGAGCAGATGCACAACTTCTTCCGCGGCTTCCGCCGGGATGCGCATCCGATGGCCACGATGGTCGGCGTCGTGGGGGCCATGTCGGCCTTCTATCACGATTCGACCGATGTGAACGACGAATGGCAGCGCGAGGTCGCGGCGATCCGCCTGATCGCCAAGCTGCCCACGATCGCGGCCATGGCCTACAAGTATTCGATCGGCCAGCCCTTCGTCTATCCGCAGAACGACCTGGATTACGCGTCGAACTTCCTGAACATGTGCTTCTCGGTCCCGGCCGAGAAATACAATGTCGATCCGGCCCTGGCCCGCGCCATGGACCGCATCTTCACCCTGCATGCCGATCACGAACAGAACGCATCCACCTCGACCGTGCGTCTGGCGGGGTCGTCGGGGGCGAACCCCTTCGCCTGCATCGCGGCGGGCATCGCCTGCCTGTGGGGGCCCGCCCATGGCGGCGCCAACCAGGCCTGCCTGGAGATGCTGCGCGAGATCGGGACCGTGGACCGGATCCCCGAATACATCGCCAAGGCCAAGGACAAGTCCGATCCCTTCAAGCTGATGGGCTTCGGCCACCGGGTCTACAAGAACTTCGACCCGCGGGCGAAGGTCATGAAGGAATCGGCGGACGAGGTTCTGGATCTGCTGGGCGTCAAGGACAACCCGGTCCTGCAGGTCGCCAAGGAATTGGAGCGCATCGCGCTGGAGGACGAGTACTTCATCGAGAAGAAGCTCTATCCCAATGTCGACTTCTATTCGGGCATCATCCTGGAGGCGATGGGCTTCCCCACCTCGATGTTCACGCCGATCTTCGCGCTGTCGCGCACGGTGGGCTGGATCGCGCAGTGGAAAGAGATGATCGGCGATCCGCAGAACAAGATCGGGCGTCCGCGACAGCTCTATGTCGGGTCGGACAAGCGCGACTATGAGGATATCGGGGCGCGCTGA
- a CDS encoding SDR family NAD(P)-dependent oxidoreductase, translating to MNGHDANAPRLALVTGASRGLGAALAEGLAARGYHVLAVARTVGALEELDDRIRAAGGQATLAPMDVTEPEAMKQLVQAVSGRWGGIDLWAHCAVHAAPMAPAPHIESRDWSKSVLLNIEVTRGLIALLEPLLRQAGGTALFLDDARAGQKFFGAYGATKAAQIALARSWQAETERTGPRVVIDSPAPMPTATRARFFPGEDRAALTPCKDEAQRILAML from the coding sequence ATGAACGGACATGATGCGAATGCGCCCAGGCTGGCGCTTGTGACGGGGGCCTCGCGGGGCCTGGGTGCGGCGCTGGCCGAGGGGCTGGCGGCGCGGGGATATCACGTGCTGGCAGTGGCCCGGACCGTGGGCGCGCTGGAGGAGCTGGACGACCGCATCCGCGCGGCGGGCGGGCAGGCGACGCTGGCGCCGATGGACGTGACCGAGCCCGAGGCGATGAAGCAGCTGGTCCAAGCGGTGTCGGGCCGGTGGGGGGGGATCGACCTCTGGGCGCATTGCGCCGTCCATGCGGCGCCCATGGCACCCGCCCCCCATATCGAGAGCCGGGACTGGTCCAAATCGGTCCTGCTGAACATCGAGGTGACGCGCGGGCTGATCGCCCTGCTGGAGCCGCTGCTGCGGCAGGCGGGGGGCACGGCGCTGTTTCTGGACGACGCGCGGGCGGGGCAGAAGTTCTTTGGCGCCTATGGCGCGACCAAGGCGGCGCAGATCGCCCTGGCCCGCAGCTGGCAGGCCGAGACCGAGCGCACCGGCCCGCGCGTGGTCATCGACAGCCCCGCGCCCATGCCGACCGCGACCCGCGCGCGGTTCTTTCCCGGCGAGGACCGGGCGGCCCTGACGCCCTGCAAGGACGAGGCGCAGCGCATCCTGGCGATGCTGTAG
- a CDS encoding aminopeptidase P family protein translates to MSFQSFDDPAGGGDHAARLAALRAHMAAEDLAAVIVPRADAHQGEYVADADARLAWLTGFTGSAGFAIITMDRAGVFIDGRYRVQVRDQIDLRHMQPVPWPETRPSAWLREVLPQGGRVGFDPWLHTRREIEGMEEALADSAIALHGLDRNPVDAVWPDRPALPAGAARIHPDDLAGETAAQKRARLAAELKAAGQAAALLSLPDSISWLLNIRGSDLPKNPVVQSFAVLSDRGTLSLFADASKFDADLRAHLGDDVTILPADALAAALTDLEGPVRLDPATAPEAAFRILEAAGTAVARGPDPAILPKARKNAAEMAGMRAAHLRDGVAMVRMLSWLSRQTPEDLTEIDLVRRLEDFRREAGVIDISFDTIMGAGPNGAIVHYRVSELTNRRLAAGDVLLIDSGGQYPDGTTDITRTLAMGDPRPEAVAPYTAVLRGMIALSQALFPQGVTGAHLDALARQFLWQQGWDYDHGTGHGVGAALCVHEGPARISRASDVVLEAGMILSNEPGYYREGSFGIRIENLVAVTEVDAEPGRRMLGFETLTLCPIDRALLNADALSATETAWLDAYHRRVEDALAPHLSGDDRDWLARACRPLRQG, encoded by the coding sequence GTGAGCTTTCAATCCTTCGACGATCCGGCGGGCGGCGGCGATCACGCCGCCCGCCTGGCCGCCCTGCGCGCCCATATGGCGGCCGAGGACCTGGCCGCCGTCATCGTGCCCCGCGCCGATGCCCATCAGGGCGAATACGTGGCCGATGCCGATGCGCGGCTGGCCTGGCTGACCGGCTTCACCGGCAGCGCGGGCTTTGCGATCATCACCATGGACCGGGCCGGGGTCTTCATCGACGGCCGCTACCGGGTGCAGGTGCGCGACCAGATCGACCTGCGCCACATGCAGCCCGTGCCATGGCCCGAAACCCGCCCCTCGGCCTGGCTGCGCGAGGTCCTGCCCCAAGGCGGCCGCGTGGGCTTCGACCCCTGGCTGCACACCCGGCGCGAGATCGAGGGCATGGAGGAGGCCTTGGCCGACAGCGCCATCGCCCTGCATGGCTTGGACCGCAACCCGGTCGACGCGGTCTGGCCTGACCGCCCCGCCCTGCCCGCGGGCGCCGCGCGTATCCATCCCGACGACCTGGCGGGCGAGACCGCGGCCCAGAAGCGCGCCCGCCTGGCGGCCGAGCTGAAGGCCGCGGGCCAGGCCGCGGCACTGCTGTCGCTGCCCGATTCGATCTCGTGGCTTCTGAACATTCGGGGCAGCGACCTGCCCAAGAACCCGGTGGTGCAATCCTTCGCGGTGCTGTCGGACCGGGGCACGCTGTCGCTTTTCGCGGATGCCTCCAAGTTCGACGCGGATCTGCGCGCGCATCTGGGTGACGATGTCACCATCCTGCCCGCCGACGCGCTTGCTGCCGCGCTGACCGATCTGGAGGGGCCGGTCCGCCTGGACCCCGCCACCGCCCCCGAGGCCGCCTTCCGCATCCTGGAGGCCGCCGGCACCGCCGTGGCCCGCGGGCCCGACCCCGCCATCCTGCCCAAGGCCCGCAAGAACGCGGCCGAGATGGCGGGGATGCGCGCGGCCCATCTGCGCGACGGCGTGGCGATGGTGCGGATGCTGTCCTGGCTGTCGCGCCAGACCCCGGAGGATCTGACCGAGATCGACCTGGTGCGCCGGCTGGAGGATTTCCGCCGCGAGGCCGGGGTCATCGACATCAGCTTCGACACGATCATGGGGGCGGGGCCGAACGGCGCCATCGTCCATTACCGCGTCTCGGAACTGACGAACCGCCGCCTGGCCGCCGGCGACGTGCTGCTGATCGATTCGGGTGGCCAGTATCCCGACGGGACGACCGACATCACCCGCACCCTGGCCATGGGCGATCCGCGCCCCGAGGCCGTCGCCCCCTATACCGCAGTGCTGCGCGGGATGATCGCGCTCAGCCAGGCGCTCTTTCCCCAAGGCGTGACGGGGGCCCATCTGGATGCCTTGGCCCGCCAGTTCCTGTGGCAGCAGGGCTGGGATTACGACCACGGCACCGGCCATGGCGTGGGCGCGGCCCTCTGCGTGCATGAAGGCCCCGCCCGGATCAGCCGCGCCAGCGACGTCGTGCTGGAGGCGGGGATGATCCTGTCGAACGAACCCGGCTATTACCGCGAGGGCAGCTTCGGCATCCGCATCGAGAATCTGGTCGCCGTGACCGAGGTCGATGCCGAACCCGGCCGCCGGATGCTGGGGTTCGAGACGCTGACCCTCTGCCCGATCGACCGGGCCCTCCTGAATGCCGATGCGCTGTCGGCGACCGAAACGGCCTGGCTCGACGCCTATCACCGCCGGGTCGAGGACGCCTTGGCGCCCCATCTGTCGGGCGACGACCGCGACTGGCTGGCCCGGGCCTGCCGTCCCCTGCGCCAAGGCTGA